One genomic region from Pecten maximus chromosome 5, xPecMax1.1, whole genome shotgun sequence encodes:
- the LOC117327804 gene encoding uncharacterized protein LOC117327804, which yields MWSRRCMVFIFSTILSLGVALIEEIRLPDEFSECLVRHTAKSNASATTAESIDNFCINRHRMNLARPYLNQVNVSKDMTSWIDELLRMSSVESYEHEQAMIRSKRQAIGVPALRADLPSSFQNVQQPPAVPTAQAPPVGQFAQQRNIPLGFQSVSMGTFQPVPQQQIQRGDPVALPQQQLNPLDQTVQQQNTPSQTFQQQSGPTQQQNVPAQTFQQQNNPQQNVQTGQQMPASSVAHIVYQQNVPTSSNPTEQPAPSVQLQEQQGATAQTFPPQPQAQPQPQAQPQPQAQPQPARAPPVVRQTLRLRKEYRRLTEQERNDFHRAVQMLKADTSISPNRYDALALVHFRLVNNIHHGSGFLPWHRVFITIFENALRQKVPTVALPYWDSTLDEAMMDPTQSILFSARFAGNGNGLVTSGPFAYWQTPFGPLIRNIGQGGGSLFSRQEILAVLSRSRLSEIEEPDADNMFNLENYHGDVHTWLGGEMEPMETSAFDPLFYMHHCFVDYVWEIFRTRQRAMGIDPTRDYPTNFGPQTHSPFFRMGFGDLQNSFGLSDMFTSQIYSYEQNPSCSISNPNCGSIYLRCDISQGIAQCLPAATEVSNAAPVQPGQAAFGPAQNAGQQMGTGFGQPMPMFGRRKRQVDKQNIAQAKKILQENARNMVIAKGTHTCTGTWLSFSSQNTFEVDSVSDTRKWVFIPVKIISKRSPEHRKFQAFPIFDGKASRDYDIYDPEAYPEISPYFSEQVMPLSTTCKSRAADRTVGRVHIRSNGLNYHGNYEEYTVVDLRQAFSESSTYIALKDPEDEMSEVLLTAYDSCGRRCKPYCRSSDPKRPGYYSCSGAVRVTKHTPWMYGKNYGDAVRMSWNIQSLTDIPELKTDYNFIQFYCDHTD from the exons ATGTGGTCCAGACGATGTATGGTGTTCATCTTTTCCACGATCTTGTCGTTAGGTGTCGCTCTGATTGAGGAGATCCGACTTCCGGATGAATTTTCGGAATGTCTCGTGCGACACACTGCAAAAAGCAACGCCAGCGCCACAACGGCAGAATCTATTGACAACTTCTGCATCAACCGACACCGGATGAACCTGGCAAGGCCATATTTAAATCAAGTCAACGTTTCAAAGGACATGACTAGTTGGATAGACGAACTTCTGCGCATGTCATCAGTAGAAAGTTATGAACATGAGCAAGCGATGATAAGAAGCAAGCGTCAAGCAATCGGTGTTCCGGCGCTTCGTGCAGATTTACCATCGTCATTTCAAAACGTCCAGCAACCACCTGCTGTTCCTACAGCGCAAGCTCCGCCGGTAGGACAGTTCGCCCAACAGCGAAACATCCCTTTGGGGTTCCAAAGTGTATCAATGGGCACCTTTCAGCCTGTACCCCAACAGCAAATTCAGCGAGGTGACCCTGTAGCACTTCCACAGCAGCAACTCAATCCCCTGGACCAAACAGTCCAGCAACAAAACACTCCATCGCAAACCTTCCAACAGCAAAGCGGTCCAACTCAACAACAAAACGTTCCTGCGCAAACTTTTCAACAGCAAAATAATCCTCAGCAAAATGTACAGACTGGACAACAAATGCCTGCCAGTTCAGTTGCCCACATTGTCTACCAACAGAATGTCCCGACAAGTTCTAATCCAACAGAACAACCTGCTCCCTCTGTCCAACTACAAGAGCAGCAAGGAGCAACGGCACAGACATTCCCGCCCCAGCCCCAGGCACAACCCCAACCCCAGGCACAACCCCAACCCCAAGCACAGCCACAGCCGGCCCGAGCTCCTCCCGTCGTCAGACAAACATTGCGCCTGCGCAAAGAATATCGTAGACTCACAGAACAGGAGAGGAACGATTTCCATCGTGCTGTGCAGATGTTGAAAGCAGATACA TCCATCAGCCCTAACAGGTATGACGCACTGGCATTGGTCCACTTTCGGCTCGTCAATAACATCCATCACGGAAGTGGGTTCCTTCCTTGGCACAGAGTATTCATTACCAT TTTTGAGAATGCCTTGCGACAGAAAGTACCGACCGTGGCCCTGCCATATTGGGATTCTACCTTAGACGAAGCTATGATGGACCCAACTCAGTCTATTCTCTTCTCTGCGAGGTTCGCCGGAAACGGAAATGGTTTAGTAACATCGGGACCTTTTGCCTACTGGCAGACTCCATTCGGACCCCTGATCCGTAATATTGGCCAAGGGGGAGGTAGTTTATTCTCTAGACAAGAAATTTTAGCTGTTCTATCAAGATCGCGATTAAGTGAGATAGAGGAACCGGATGCTGATAATATGTTCAACTTGGAAAATTACCATGGAGATGTGCACACCTGGCTGGGCGGTGAAATGGAACCTATGGAGACATCTGCGTTCGACCCGCTTTTCTACATGCATCATTGCTTTGTGGATTATGTCTGGGAAATCTTCAGAACGAGACAGCGGGCCATGGGAATCGACCCGACCAGAGACTATCCTACAAATTTCGGACCACAGACTCATTCGCCATTTTTTAGGATGGGGTTCGGAGATTTGCAGAATTCTTTCGGTCTGAGCGATATGTTTACATCACAAATCTATTCGTATGAACAAAACCCATCATGTTCTATATCAAACCCTAACTGCGGGTCAATATATCTACGCTGTGATATTTCTCAAGGTATCGCACAGTGTCTACCCGCGGCCACGGAAGTGAGCAATGCCGCTCCTGTGCAGCCGGGGCAAGCAGCTTTTGGACCAGCGCAAAATGCAGGTCAACAGATGGGTACAGGGTTTGGGCAGCCGATGCCGATGTTTGGGCGCCGGAAGCGACAGGTTGACAAACAGAATATCGCACAGGCAAAGAAAATATTGCAAGAAAACGCAAGAAATATGGTTATTGCGAAGggaacacatacatgtaccggAACCTGGTTGTCATTCTCCAGTCAAAACACATTTGAAGTCGATAGTGTCAGTGATACCCGGAAGTGGGTGTTTATACCTGTAAAAATTATCAGTAAACGTTCACCGGAACACCGGAAATTTCAGGCTTTTCCTATATTTGACGGAAAGGCATCACGCGATTATGATATCTATGACCCTGAAGCGTACCCAGAAATAAGTCCATACTTTTCAGAACAAGTCATGCCGTTATCTACTACATGCAAATCACGCGCCGCTGACAGAACTGTCGGACGAGTTCATATCCGATCCAATGGACTGAACTATCATGGTAACTACGAAGAATACACTGTCGTCGATCTACGCCAAGCCTTTTCCGAATCCTCGACTTACATCGCCCTGAAGGACCCCGAAGACGAGATGTCAGAGGTTTTATTGACGGCGTACGACTCATGTGGAAGACGATGTAAGCCGTACTGCCGAAGTAGCGACCCAAAACGTCCGGGCTACTACAGCTGTTCTGGGGCCGTGCGGGtaaccaaacatacaccgtggATGTACGGAAAGAATTATGGTGACGCCGTCCGCATGTCATGGAATATCCAAAGTCTGACTGATATTCCGGAACTGAAAACTGATTACAACTTCATCCAATTTTACTGTGACCATACCGACTGA